Proteins from a single region of Dyadobacter fanqingshengii:
- a CDS encoding ThuA domain-containing protein: MKPILKITLILAFLSTNLLAQKIVFIAGPDSHGKGEHEHHGGSTLLVKAMNEGLPGANAVLVQNGWPKDSTILNDAAAIVIYADGGGDHLLMPHLAEIDRLTKKGVGLVMLHFSLEVPEGKVGNHFKDWIGGYFEINWSVNPVWEAAFSSFPDHPIASGVKPFSIQDEWYYHMRFADNMKNITPILQALPPESTLKGKDGTHSNNPAVREAVLTKKQLQPVAWALERPDGGRGFGFSGGHMHKNWGNDNFRKVVLNAIAWTAKAQIPKEGIPSTTPTEAELNALTKKVE; this comes from the coding sequence ATGAAGCCGATACTGAAAATCACATTAATACTGGCATTTTTGAGTACTAACTTGCTGGCGCAGAAGATTGTTTTTATCGCCGGGCCAGATAGCCACGGCAAAGGAGAGCACGAACACCATGGTGGCAGCACATTACTCGTCAAAGCGATGAATGAAGGACTGCCCGGTGCTAATGCTGTACTGGTCCAAAACGGATGGCCAAAAGACAGCACGATTTTAAATGATGCGGCTGCCATCGTTATTTATGCCGATGGCGGCGGGGATCATTTGTTGATGCCACATCTGGCTGAGATCGATCGGTTGACGAAGAAAGGTGTAGGGCTGGTTATGCTGCATTTTTCACTGGAAGTGCCGGAAGGAAAGGTTGGGAATCATTTTAAAGATTGGATAGGCGGGTATTTTGAGATCAACTGGTCTGTTAATCCGGTTTGGGAAGCTGCTTTTTCCAGTTTCCCCGATCATCCGATTGCCAGTGGTGTTAAGCCGTTTTCTATACAAGACGAATGGTATTACCACATGCGATTTGCAGACAATATGAAAAACATTACGCCCATTTTACAAGCGCTCCCGCCGGAATCCACATTGAAAGGAAAGGATGGAACGCATTCAAATAATCCCGCCGTGCGGGAAGCGGTGCTCACCAAAAAACAATTGCAGCCCGTCGCGTGGGCGTTAGAGCGTCCGGACGGAGGGCGCGGATTTGGTTTTTCGGGCGGTCATATGCATAAAAACTGGGGCAATGATAATTTCAGAAAAGTCGTCCTCAACGCCATCGCCTGGACCGCCAAAGCCCAAATCCCAAAAGAAGGAATCCCGTCCACAACCCCAACCGAAGCTGAGTTGAACGCGCTGACGAAGAAGGTGGAGTAA
- a CDS encoding sulfatase has product MIQRYLLSALLVYSISGFNVHKSYAEDEENGNAKKKLNVLFIAVDDLNTDLGCYGNKYVKTPNIDRLSRRGVKFDRAYTQYPLCSPSRSSLLTGQRPDITKIYELQTHFRKTLPDVVTLPQLFKNNDYYSARVGKIYHYGVPGQIGTDGLDDPISWDHKVNPNGRDKTEESLVKNLTPDRGLGSALAWHASEGRDEEQTDGMVASEAIKLLKEKKNEPFFMAVGFYRPHSPYVAPKKYFDQYPLATIPLPKEVENDLDDIPEAALFTKPSHWGLSVVNRKVALRAYYASISFMDAQVGRVLDELDRLKLADKTIIVLWSDHGYNVGQHGQWMKHSLFENSAHVPLIISVPGGTKGKASGRTVELLDIYPTLAELCGLTPTQKLGGKSLTALLKNPDAIWDKAAYTQVRSNQIFGRSVRTERFRYTEWDGGKAGAELYDHQKDPNEFTNLAKETTYIITVSEMSMLLQKGYPDTK; this is encoded by the coding sequence ATGATACAACGATACTTACTTTCCGCATTGCTGGTTTACTCAATTTCCGGGTTTAATGTTCATAAAAGTTACGCTGAGGACGAGGAAAATGGCAATGCTAAAAAGAAGTTGAATGTGCTTTTCATAGCTGTCGATGACCTTAATACAGACCTTGGCTGCTATGGCAATAAGTATGTGAAAACACCAAATATTGACCGCCTTTCGAGGCGAGGCGTTAAGTTCGACAGGGCTTATACGCAATATCCATTGTGCAGCCCGAGCCGCTCTTCACTGCTGACAGGGCAACGGCCTGATATCACCAAAATTTACGAACTGCAAACGCATTTTCGCAAGACTTTACCTGATGTGGTGACATTGCCGCAGCTGTTCAAAAACAATGATTATTATAGCGCCCGCGTTGGGAAGATCTATCATTATGGTGTTCCGGGACAGATTGGGACGGATGGATTGGACGATCCGATATCCTGGGACCATAAGGTTAATCCGAATGGACGAGACAAAACAGAAGAATCATTGGTAAAAAACCTGACACCTGATCGCGGACTGGGCAGCGCGCTGGCCTGGCATGCCAGCGAAGGAAGAGACGAAGAGCAGACCGACGGCATGGTGGCAAGCGAGGCGATCAAGTTGTTAAAGGAAAAGAAAAATGAGCCGTTTTTTATGGCCGTTGGATTTTATCGCCCACACTCACCTTACGTAGCTCCAAAAAAATATTTTGACCAATATCCGCTGGCCACAATTCCACTTCCCAAAGAAGTCGAAAATGACCTCGATGATATCCCGGAAGCCGCACTTTTTACCAAACCATCCCATTGGGGGTTATCGGTTGTCAACAGAAAAGTAGCATTAAGGGCATATTACGCGAGTATTTCGTTTATGGACGCGCAAGTGGGAAGGGTGCTGGACGAGCTCGACAGACTGAAACTGGCTGATAAAACGATCATTGTTTTATGGAGTGACCATGGTTATAATGTTGGCCAGCACGGGCAATGGATGAAGCATAGCCTGTTTGAAAATTCAGCACACGTTCCTTTGATTATTTCCGTGCCGGGTGGCACAAAGGGAAAGGCCTCCGGCAGAACTGTTGAACTGCTGGATATTTATCCAACACTGGCTGAGCTTTGCGGATTAACGCCCACCCAAAAACTGGGCGGCAAAAGCCTGACAGCATTACTCAAAAACCCGGATGCAATTTGGGACAAAGCCGCTTACACCCAAGTGCGCAGCAACCAAATCTTCGGCCGCAGCGTGCGCACAGAACGTTTCAGATATACAGAATGGGACGGAGGAAAAGCCGGTGCGGAATTGTACGACCATCAAAAGGACCCAAACGAATTCACCAATCTGGCAAAAGAAACCACTTACATCATTACGGTAAGCGAAATGTCGATGCTCTTGCAAAAGGGCTACCCAGATACGAAGTGA
- a CDS encoding HEPN domain-containing protein, which produces MATSSDLRILALARLKEAIALYETGFYDGAYYLSGYAVEFALKAAICKNLNMDIFVKHAVSGNVLKAFQIHDLSDLAVLAGLKKDLIELSNKSTSFNPAWSIVSGWSEQRRYQFGCKKHTVKIFIHSVNTVISWIKQHW; this is translated from the coding sequence TTGGCCACTTCCTCAGATTTACGAATATTAGCGTTAGCCCGGCTGAAAGAAGCAATAGCTTTATACGAAACCGGCTTTTATGACGGCGCTTATTATCTGTCTGGATATGCAGTGGAGTTTGCATTAAAAGCAGCTATTTGCAAAAACTTGAACATGGATATCTTTGTAAAGCATGCTGTTTCAGGCAATGTGTTGAAAGCATTTCAAATCCACGACCTCTCGGATCTAGCCGTTCTTGCTGGATTAAAAAAAGACTTAATTGAGCTGAGTAATAAAAGCACGTCATTTAACCCGGCCTGGTCCATAGTTTCGGGTTGGAGTGAACAAAGACGCTATCAATTCGGTTGTAAAAAGCATACGGTAAAAATTTTCATACACTCCGTCAACACAGTAATATCATGGATAAAGCAACACTGGTGA
- a CDS encoding cysteine desulfurase family protein, which yields MEIYCDNAATTALDPEVIEAILPFFTASFGNPSSTHWAGRRVKDAIDHARKTVAKILNASPDEIYFTSGATEAINLAISGAIRTYDINHVVTSKIEHKAVLQTILQHEKSGDIETSFVKLDERGNVDLYHLENLLRANPRTLISLMHGNNEIGNLTDIQAIYKLAQRYNSIFFTDTTQTIGKQWFDLSQTPVDFLVGSAHKFHGPKGAGFIYINKKHRIEAQIFGGGQEKGQRGGTENVTGIVGLAKALEVAYRDLDANHIKVSKLKQYMVSKLAISGVHGICYNGESHSLENSLVNILNVSFPCLTAGSLVKCLDKLGIAVSGGSACSSQGSSHVITALPCQKDKENVRFSFSKFNTFDEIDHIVQAIADIYNADPVTQKYQSRFRFELTH from the coding sequence ATGGAAATTTACTGCGATAATGCCGCCACAACTGCACTGGATCCGGAAGTGATTGAAGCTATCCTCCCATTTTTTACCGCGAGCTTTGGTAATCCATCCTCCACACATTGGGCCGGGCGCAGGGTGAAAGATGCGATTGATCATGCGCGCAAAACAGTTGCGAAGATTTTGAATGCATCTCCGGATGAAATTTATTTCACTTCCGGCGCAACCGAGGCGATCAATCTTGCGATTTCCGGTGCGATCCGGACCTACGATATAAACCATGTCGTGACAAGCAAAATCGAGCATAAGGCGGTGTTGCAGACCATTTTACAACACGAAAAATCAGGCGACATTGAAACAAGCTTTGTGAAGCTGGACGAGCGCGGCAATGTAGACCTTTACCATCTTGAAAATCTTTTAAGAGCCAATCCACGGACATTGATCAGTCTGATGCATGGCAATAATGAAATTGGAAATCTTACAGATATCCAGGCGATTTATAAACTTGCTCAACGTTATAATTCCATTTTTTTTACGGACACCACCCAGACAATCGGTAAGCAATGGTTCGATCTGAGCCAGACGCCCGTCGATTTTCTGGTGGGATCCGCCCACAAATTTCATGGGCCTAAGGGAGCAGGCTTTATTTATATTAACAAAAAGCACCGCATTGAAGCGCAAATTTTCGGCGGCGGCCAGGAAAAGGGCCAGCGGGGCGGCACAGAGAATGTGACCGGCATCGTCGGGTTGGCGAAAGCGCTCGAAGTGGCTTACCGCGACCTGGACGCAAACCATATCAAGGTTTCGAAATTGAAGCAATATATGGTTTCAAAACTGGCGATCAGTGGCGTGCATGGCATTTGCTACAATGGTGAAAGCCATTCACTTGAAAATAGTCTGGTGAACATTCTCAATGTTTCGTTTCCCTGCCTAACTGCCGGAAGCCTGGTCAAATGCCTTGATAAACTAGGAATTGCGGTTTCGGGCGGGAGTGCTTGTTCGAGTCAGGGCAGCTCACATGTAATCACCGCACTCCCTTGTCAAAAGGACAAAGAAAATGTCCGTTTTTCATTCAGCAAGTTTAACACATTTGACGAGATCGATCACATTGTTCAGGCCATTGCAGACATTTACAACGCCGATCCCGTTACGCAAAAATATCAATCACGCTTTCGTTTTGAATTAACGCATTGA
- a CDS encoding EamA family transporter, whose translation MQAQSKAPSTLLVVLAFATVYIVWGSTYFFIQRALAGFPPFFLGAFRFITAGVIMLIWSLLQGENVFSAKAIKPAIITGLLLLFIGNGIVIWVEQFLPSAMVAIMISSSPLWFILLDKPKWSENLSNKSTIVGLLIGFAGVVLLFSEKIMVSMSSLNSSRDLFAMALVVFGSMAWAGGSLYSKYKSGTNSATVNSTWQMLAAGIAFLPGSIISGELTSINFAAIPLDAWLATAYLIVFGSIAGFGAYVWLLKVQPATKVSTYAYVNPVVAVLLGIFFAKESISVLQIVGLMIILGSVLLINLHKYRKPKQVVSAY comes from the coding sequence ATGCAAGCACAAAGTAAAGCTCCTTCCACCCTGTTGGTTGTACTGGCTTTTGCCACCGTTTACATCGTATGGGGATCTACTTATTTCTTTATCCAGCGCGCATTGGCAGGCTTCCCGCCGTTTTTTCTCGGCGCTTTCCGCTTCATTACGGCCGGGGTTATTATGTTAATCTGGAGTTTGTTGCAAGGAGAAAATGTGTTCTCCGCCAAAGCCATTAAGCCAGCGATCATTACCGGACTTTTGCTGCTATTTATCGGAAATGGCATCGTAATCTGGGTCGAGCAATTTTTGCCCAGTGCCATGGTCGCCATCATGATATCTTCCTCCCCACTTTGGTTCATACTGCTGGACAAGCCGAAATGGTCTGAAAACCTGAGCAACAAATCCACGATTGTAGGTTTACTGATCGGATTTGCGGGTGTTGTGCTTTTGTTTAGTGAAAAAATAATGGTGTCCATGTCTTCCTTGAACAGCTCCCGCGATTTGTTTGCGATGGCGCTTGTTGTTTTTGGTTCAATGGCGTGGGCAGGCGGTTCTTTGTATTCCAAGTATAAATCCGGCACCAATTCAGCCACGGTTAACTCAACCTGGCAAATGCTCGCAGCTGGCATTGCGTTTCTCCCGGGAAGCATTATTTCCGGAGAGCTCACCAGCATAAATTTCGCTGCCATTCCGCTGGATGCCTGGCTGGCAACAGCTTATCTAATCGTTTTCGGGTCAATCGCCGGGTTTGGTGCCTATGTATGGCTTTTGAAGGTGCAGCCAGCTACGAAGGTTAGCACCTATGCATATGTAAATCCAGTTGTCGCAGTCCTGTTGGGCATATTCTTTGCAAAGGAATCCATTTCTGTATTACAAATCGTCGGGCTGATGATTATCCTGGGAAGCGTCCTTTTGATCAACCTCCATAAATACCGGAAGCCGAAACAGGTCGTCTCGGCTTACTAA
- a CDS encoding Lrp/AsnC family transcriptional regulator, translating into MNGTEIILDKTDLGILRLMQGNARITNADIARELEMAPSAVLERVKKLEQKQVILQYTARINPVAINQKLLAFISMKSSEGMGSNNTAKELAKIPEVQEVHHIAGEDCYLVKVRTADSASLMHLMRNTFSKIPNILSTRTTIVLETVKEEQQLVIPEK; encoded by the coding sequence ATGAACGGAACGGAAATTATTCTCGATAAAACGGACCTTGGCATTCTGCGCCTTATGCAAGGAAATGCCCGTATTACCAATGCGGATATTGCCCGTGAGCTGGAAATGGCACCCTCAGCCGTCCTAGAAAGAGTTAAGAAGTTGGAACAGAAGCAAGTAATATTGCAGTATACGGCGCGAATCAATCCGGTGGCTATAAATCAAAAACTGCTGGCATTTATTTCGATGAAATCGTCCGAGGGAATGGGTTCCAACAACACGGCGAAGGAGCTTGCGAAAATTCCCGAAGTGCAGGAAGTCCACCACATTGCTGGGGAGGATTGCTATCTCGTGAAAGTAAGAACCGCGGATTCGGCGTCACTGATGCATTTAATGCGTAACACTTTTAGTAAAATCCCTAATATACTTTCCACCCGGACAACCATTGTTTTGGAGACAGTTAAAGAAGAACAACAGTTAGTCATACCTGAAAAATAA
- a CDS encoding UbiA family prenyltransferase, which translates to MRIDGNTIKLLRIPFSFFLMPLFLFAYSQADTVVHRQALFAFLIIHLLIYPASNGYNSYVDRDEDSIGGLEKPPMPTVSLFYLTIFLDFTAIVLAMLFVNTLFAGCLLFYIAASRAYSSRQIRLKKYPVAGFLVVVIFQGAFTYYMSIAGVSGNALVLNEEHIYVLLGCSFQIAGAYPLTQIYQHKQDLKDGVVTLSYKLGYIGTFLFTALMFLLCNVFYYLYFTSNDLGMVFYIIQVFFAPIVLYFSYWFYKVWKDRSEANFRNTMRMNWIAAICMNSCFIVLIIINRIPLSYISAIETAVPEYCYSQEALASFYLKSTDDLTNKRKIKIVAGKTGIDNRYSVIADFDKSPEDYEFFNKTATLLPEPTLSKRMQIYQRHATKLSRSAIEKIKGFEQIKNTLTHLITVTCTGLFAPGLDVELMRELDLNPTIQRSSVNFMGCNAAIIALKNADAICKSQPGAKVLVVCTELCTIHFQKRYNDDYLLSNLIFGDGSAAVLVTAEPEQHYLQAVEIDTFNSLILHNGYSDMAWQLSETGFIMNLSSYVPDLIRKNIKPMMSKIGLAAEDFKHWAVHPGGKRIVDDFAAALELDKCHLAPTYQVLKNYGNMSSPTVLFVLKEVLEKAKPENAGNRIFTAAFGPGLSIETMQLHYV; encoded by the coding sequence ATGCGCATCGATGGCAACACAATTAAGCTTCTCAGGATCCCTTTTTCGTTTTTTCTGATGCCCCTGTTCCTGTTCGCTTACAGTCAGGCAGATACGGTTGTGCATCGTCAGGCGTTGTTTGCATTTTTAATCATTCACCTGCTGATTTACCCGGCGAGTAATGGTTACAATAGTTACGTGGATAGGGACGAGGACAGCATTGGAGGACTGGAGAAACCGCCAATGCCGACGGTCAGCCTGTTTTATCTCACAATATTTCTGGATTTTACCGCGATCGTTTTAGCGATGCTGTTCGTAAATACTTTGTTCGCAGGCTGCCTGTTGTTTTACATTGCGGCATCACGCGCATATAGTTCGAGGCAGATCCGCTTGAAGAAATATCCGGTCGCCGGGTTTCTGGTCGTAGTGATTTTCCAGGGCGCGTTTACCTATTATATGTCCATCGCGGGCGTGTCGGGAAATGCGCTGGTGCTGAATGAAGAACATATTTATGTGCTTTTGGGCTGTTCGTTTCAAATTGCCGGTGCATATCCGTTAACGCAAATCTACCAGCATAAGCAGGACCTGAAAGACGGTGTTGTAACATTAAGTTATAAGCTTGGTTACATAGGCACGTTTCTGTTCACAGCGCTGATGTTTTTGCTGTGCAATGTATTTTATTATTTGTATTTTACATCGAACGACCTTGGAATGGTTTTTTACATTATCCAGGTGTTCTTTGCGCCAATCGTGCTCTATTTTAGCTATTGGTTCTACAAAGTCTGGAAGGATAGGAGTGAAGCAAATTTCAGGAATACGATGCGGATGAATTGGATCGCAGCCATTTGCATGAATAGTTGTTTCATAGTTTTAATTATAATTAACAGAATTCCATTGAGTTATATATCCGCTATTGAGACAGCCGTTCCAGAATATTGTTATTCGCAAGAAGCATTGGCATCCTTCTACCTGAAATCGACTGATGACCTGACCAATAAAAGAAAAATTAAAATAGTTGCAGGGAAAACGGGCATTGATAACCGCTACTCCGTAATTGCAGACTTTGATAAATCACCCGAAGACTACGAATTTTTCAACAAGACGGCCACATTACTCCCCGAGCCGACGCTTAGTAAACGCATGCAAATTTATCAGCGGCATGCCACGAAGCTTTCCAGAAGTGCGATCGAGAAAATCAAGGGTTTTGAACAAATAAAAAACACATTAACCCATTTGATAACCGTTACCTGCACCGGCCTTTTTGCGCCGGGCCTGGACGTGGAGCTCATGCGTGAACTGGACCTTAATCCAACGATACAGCGAAGCAGCGTCAATTTTATGGGATGTAATGCGGCGATTATTGCGCTGAAAAATGCGGACGCAATCTGCAAAAGCCAGCCCGGGGCAAAGGTGCTGGTTGTCTGTACGGAACTTTGCACCATTCACTTTCAGAAGCGATATAATGATGACTATTTGCTCTCGAATTTAATTTTTGGAGATGGGTCCGCAGCTGTTCTGGTAACCGCCGAGCCTGAGCAGCATTATCTGCAAGCTGTTGAAATTGACACATTTAACTCGCTGATCCTCCATAATGGTTATTCCGATATGGCGTGGCAATTGTCGGAAACGGGTTTTATCATGAATTTGTCGTCCTATGTGCCGGATCTGATCCGGAAAAATATCAAACCGATGATGTCAAAAATCGGGCTGGCGGCGGAAGACTTCAAACATTGGGCCGTTCATCCGGGCGGAAAACGCATTGTAGACGATTTTGCTGCCGCTTTGGAACTCGACAAATGTCATTTGGCGCCTACGTATCAGGTGCTTAAAAATTATGGTAACATGTCTTCGCCTACCGTTTTGTTTGTATTGAAAGAAGTTCTTGAAAAAGCAAAGCCTGAAAACGCTGGAAACCGCATCTTTACCGCAGCATTCGGTCCGGGATTGAGCATTGAAACAATGCAGCTGCATTATGTTTAA
- a CDS encoding methyltransferase domain-containing protein — protein sequence MFKFRSQDKELLDQEEIPSSDLFQNLRELDFINHWLGGYKISFDALKKVIKPGQPYILVDIGCGGGDTLKRIHQWNKHGGYQLDLYGVDIKPVCITYAEENLKSSPVKLICDDYRHIFNHLKQVDIIHACLFCHHLAENQLVELVRFALENKSVLVINDLERNPLAYYSIKWLTQLFSKSYLVKNDAPLSVLRGFKKIEWISLLQKAGAVKYSVRNKWAFRHEVIVYGNAS from the coding sequence ATGTTTAAATTCCGCAGCCAGGATAAAGAACTGCTTGACCAAGAGGAGATTCCGTCTTCGGACCTTTTTCAGAATTTACGGGAACTGGACTTTATCAATCACTGGCTGGGCGGTTATAAAATTTCGTTTGACGCGCTGAAAAAGGTCATTAAGCCCGGGCAACCGTACATCTTGGTCGATATCGGCTGTGGCGGGGGGGATACGCTGAAACGCATTCACCAATGGAACAAGCATGGTGGTTATCAGCTTGACTTATATGGAGTGGACATTAAGCCGGTTTGCATTACTTACGCGGAAGAAAATCTGAAATCTTCGCCGGTCAAGCTGATTTGCGATGATTACCGGCACATTTTCAATCATTTGAAACAGGTTGATATCATTCACGCGTGCCTGTTTTGTCATCATTTAGCAGAAAATCAACTGGTTGAGCTTGTACGGTTTGCTTTGGAGAATAAATCGGTTTTGGTGATCAATGATCTGGAACGGAATCCGTTGGCTTACTACTCAATTAAATGGCTGACGCAGTTGTTTTCAAAGTCTTATTTGGTTAAAAATGATGCTCCGTTGTCCGTTTTGCGAGGTTTTAAGAAAATAGAATGGATATCCCTTTTGCAAAAAGCGGGCGCAGTCAAATATTCGGTCCGTAATAAATGGGCATTCAGGCACGAAGTGATAGTTTATGGAAACGCAAGCTAA
- a CDS encoding NAD(P)/FAD-dependent oxidoreductase has product METQAKTYDCGIIGGGLAGLCLAIQLADRGVSVVLFEKNQFPFHKVCGEYISLESWDFLKSLALDLDALSLPVITNLGISSEKGFMLEHKLQMGGFGISRFSLDHTLARIASSKGVDIREHCRVNGLQNNGQEGFEVKTGLGNFHVKILCGSYGKYMPQFLSPEVSQEMAAEAGNENNYIGVKYHIKTDLSPNRIELHNFKDGYCGVSKVDQDWHCLCYLTTSRNLQENGKDIKAMEANVLQKNPFLKNYFSRADFINPNPLVISNVHFSKKQTQTDGVFLLGDAAGSITPLCGNGMSMGMRASKILAGELIHYFEKKQTKEATAANYKTAWDNAFARRITAGYYLQGLFGKRNATDLALKTLDKLPRLTNKLVSLTHGDRF; this is encoded by the coding sequence ATGGAAACGCAAGCTAAGACGTACGATTGCGGCATTATTGGCGGGGGGCTAGCCGGTCTTTGCCTTGCTATCCAGCTTGCGGATCGGGGCGTTTCAGTTGTTTTGTTTGAGAAAAATCAGTTTCCTTTTCACAAAGTTTGTGGTGAATACATTTCCCTGGAGAGCTGGGATTTTCTCAAAAGTCTTGCTCTGGATCTGGATGCGCTCAGCTTGCCTGTCATTACCAACCTCGGGATCAGTTCCGAAAAAGGTTTTATGCTCGAACATAAACTGCAAATGGGAGGGTTTGGCATCAGCAGGTTTAGCCTGGATCACACGCTTGCTCGCATTGCGTCTTCAAAAGGCGTCGACATTCGGGAGCATTGCCGGGTTAATGGTTTGCAAAACAATGGTCAGGAAGGTTTCGAGGTTAAAACAGGCCTTGGGAATTTTCATGTAAAGATCCTTTGCGGCAGTTACGGCAAATACATGCCGCAATTTTTATCGCCCGAAGTGTCACAGGAAATGGCGGCCGAAGCTGGCAATGAAAACAATTACATCGGTGTTAAATATCACATCAAAACAGATCTGTCTCCTAACCGCATTGAGCTTCACAATTTCAAAGACGGCTATTGCGGAGTTTCGAAAGTAGATCAGGACTGGCATTGTTTATGTTACCTAACGACGTCCCGCAACTTGCAGGAGAACGGAAAGGACATCAAAGCAATGGAGGCAAATGTGCTGCAAAAAAATCCTTTTTTGAAAAACTACTTCTCTCGTGCTGACTTCATTAACCCCAATCCGCTCGTCATCAGCAATGTGCATTTCTCCAAAAAACAGACTCAGACAGACGGCGTTTTCCTGCTTGGTGACGCGGCCGGATCCATTACGCCGCTATGTGGCAATGGCATGAGCATGGGCATGCGCGCCTCGAAAATTTTGGCTGGTGAGTTGATTCATTATTTCGAGAAAAAGCAGACGAAGGAAGCGACTGCGGCAAACTATAAAACAGCCTGGGACAATGCTTTCGCTCGTAGGATCACCGCAGGTTATTATTTGCAGGGTTTGTTTGGAAAAAGAAACGCTACAGACTTGGCTTTGAAGACCTTGGACAAATTGCCAAGGCTCACCAACAAGCTGGTTTCCCTAACGCACGGAGACCGTTTCTAA
- a CDS encoding lycopene cyclase domain-containing protein translates to MNFLYLLVDLGAIAVPVLFSFHPKIQLNKRWHLLWPAILLSLTPFVIWDSYFTKIGVWGFTPKYLVGSYLFGLPIEEILFFICIPYACLFTYYCFRIYFGTDYRIKNENLITAIFLCFTIAMGVTYYDRYYTSWTAVGLVGFLLFLKFIVKAKWLSLFYFSHMFLLIPFFIVNGILTGSGLDEPVVWYNNAENIGVRIFTIPFEDIFYGMLMLLLNTFLFEYLLAKYPVPEKENLETVSVR, encoded by the coding sequence ATGAATTTTCTCTATCTGCTTGTCGACCTGGGAGCCATTGCCGTCCCGGTGCTATTTTCATTTCATCCCAAAATTCAGCTTAACAAAAGGTGGCATTTGCTTTGGCCTGCTATTTTACTTTCGCTAACCCCTTTCGTGATCTGGGATAGTTATTTTACAAAAATCGGCGTATGGGGTTTTACGCCTAAATATTTGGTAGGCAGTTACTTGTTTGGCCTTCCCATTGAAGAAATCCTGTTCTTCATCTGCATTCCGTATGCTTGCCTTTTCACTTATTACTGCTTCCGTATTTACTTCGGAACGGATTACCGCATAAAAAATGAAAACCTTATCACCGCCATATTCCTGTGCTTTACCATCGCAATGGGTGTGACTTATTACGACCGCTATTATACATCGTGGACGGCGGTCGGTTTGGTCGGGTTTTTGTTGTTTCTAAAATTTATTGTAAAAGCTAAGTGGCTGAGCCTGTTTTATTTCTCTCACATGTTTTTGCTGATCCCATTCTTCATTGTAAACGGGATTCTCACCGGCTCGGGGCTTGACGAGCCGGTTGTTTGGTATAATAATGCTGAAAACATTGGCGTAAGGATCTTTACGATTCCGTTTGAAGACATTTTTTACGGCATGTTAATGCTGCTGCTGAACACTTTTTTGTTTGAATATCTGCTGGCCAAATACCCCGTTCCTGAGAAGGAAAACTTAGAAACGGTCTCCGTGCGTTAG
- a CDS encoding sterol desaturase family protein, translating to MSPWIVNTLIVLAAFIGMECVAWLAHKYLMHGALWFLHHDHHQRDDGDFFEKNDYFFAIFATPGILCLLFGVNQGFNFFFWIGLGITIYGFTYFLVHDIFIHQRFKMFRNTDSVYLKAIRRAHKMHHKHLGKHQGECFGMLWVPLRYFREAKNAAAK from the coding sequence ATGAGTCCCTGGATAGTAAATACATTAATCGTACTGGCCGCATTTATTGGAATGGAATGTGTGGCGTGGCTGGCACATAAATACCTGATGCACGGCGCATTATGGTTTTTGCACCACGATCACCACCAGCGTGACGACGGTGATTTCTTCGAAAAAAATGACTATTTCTTCGCGATCTTCGCTACGCCCGGAATTCTCTGCCTTTTGTTTGGAGTGAATCAGGGATTCAACTTTTTCTTCTGGATTGGATTGGGGATCACGATTTACGGTTTCACCTATTTTCTGGTGCATGACATCTTCATTCATCAGCGCTTCAAAATGTTCCGCAACACCGATTCTGTTTATTTGAAGGCAATTCGCCGGGCGCACAAAATGCACCATAAGCATCTTGGAAAGCATCAGGGAGAATGTTTTGGCATGCTTTGGGTGCCTTTGAGATATTTCAGGGAAGCTAAAAACGCGGCTGCCAAATGA